The following proteins come from a genomic window of Lachnoclostridium phytofermentans ISDg:
- a CDS encoding L-fucose isomerase, producing MAKNRLIGEYPIIGIRPTIDGRRGYLKVRESLEEQTMGMAKAAAKLFEENLRYSNGEPVKVIISDTTIGRAGETAACAEQFKKAGVDITLTVTPCWCYGAETMDMDPMTIKGVWGFNGTERPGAVYLASVLATHAQKGLPAFGIYGHDVQDADNKEIPEDVKEKLLRFGRSAVAAATMRGKSYLQIGSICMGIGGSIIDPAFIEEYLGMRVESVDEVEIIRRMTEEIYDKEEYEKALAWTKEKCKEGFDKNPSEVQKNPEQKDKDWEFVVKMMCIIKDLMNGNANLPEGCEEEMSGHNAIAAGFQGQRQWTDFYPNCDFPEALLNTSFDWNGAREPYILATENDVLNGLGMLFSKLLTNTAQIFADVRTYWSPEAVKKATGYDLEGVAKESGGIIHLINSGAACLDACGEAKDASGNGVMKPWYDVNEEDQEAILNATTWNAADNGYFRGGGYSSRFLTTAQMPCTMIRLNLVKGLGPMLQIAEGYTVKLPDEVSDTLWKRTDYTWPCTWFAPRTTGEGAFTTAYDVMNNWGANHGAISYGHIGADLITLCSMLRIPVAMHNVPEEKIFRPAAWNAFGMDKEGQDYRACATYGPMYR from the coding sequence ATGGCAAAAAACAGATTAATTGGGGAGTATCCGATTATCGGAATCAGACCAACCATTGATGGTAGAAGAGGATATCTTAAGGTGAGAGAATCCTTAGAGGAACAGACAATGGGAATGGCAAAAGCAGCAGCTAAATTATTTGAGGAGAATCTTCGTTATTCGAATGGAGAACCGGTAAAAGTTATTATTTCGGATACCACCATCGGACGAGCAGGAGAGACTGCAGCTTGTGCTGAACAATTTAAAAAAGCAGGAGTTGATATCACTTTAACTGTTACACCTTGCTGGTGTTATGGTGCAGAGACAATGGATATGGATCCAATGACAATCAAAGGTGTTTGGGGATTTAATGGAACGGAGCGTCCAGGTGCTGTTTATCTTGCATCGGTATTAGCAACCCATGCTCAAAAAGGTCTTCCTGCCTTTGGGATCTATGGCCATGATGTTCAGGATGCGGACAACAAAGAAATTCCAGAGGATGTTAAAGAAAAATTACTTCGTTTTGGACGTTCCGCAGTAGCAGCAGCAACCATGAGAGGAAAATCCTATCTTCAGATTGGTTCTATCTGTATGGGTATTGGTGGTTCTATTATTGACCCAGCATTTATTGAAGAGTACCTTGGAATGCGAGTTGAGTCTGTCGATGAGGTAGAGATTATCCGCCGTATGACAGAGGAGATTTACGATAAAGAAGAATATGAAAAGGCACTTGCATGGACGAAGGAGAAATGTAAGGAAGGATTTGATAAGAATCCAAGTGAAGTTCAAAAAAATCCAGAACAGAAAGATAAAGACTGGGAGTTCGTTGTGAAGATGATGTGTATTATTAAGGATTTAATGAACGGTAATGCTAATCTGCCAGAAGGCTGTGAAGAGGAGATGTCCGGACATAATGCAATAGCAGCAGGTTTCCAGGGACAGCGTCAATGGACTGACTTCTATCCAAACTGCGATTTCCCAGAAGCATTACTTAACACCTCTTTTGACTGGAATGGTGCAAGAGAGCCTTATATTTTAGCAACAGAAAATGACGTATTAAACGGTCTTGGTATGCTATTTAGTAAACTATTAACGAATACAGCACAAATTTTTGCCGATGTTCGTACTTACTGGAGCCCAGAGGCAGTAAAGAAAGCAACTGGTTATGACCTTGAGGGAGTAGCGAAAGAATCTGGTGGAATCATTCACTTAATTAACTCTGGTGCTGCTTGCCTTGATGCTTGTGGTGAAGCAAAAGATGCTTCTGGTAATGGCGTGATGAAACCTTGGTATGACGTAAATGAAGAAGATCAAGAAGCAATCTTAAATGCAACTACATGGAATGCTGCTGATAATGGATATTTCCGTGGTGGCGGATACTCTTCAAGATTCTTAACTACAGCGCAGATGCCTTGTACCATGATAAGATTAAATCTTGTTAAAGGACTTGGTCCAATGTTACAGATTGCAGAAGGTTACACAGTGAAACTTCCAGACGAAGTATCAGATACTCTATGGAAGAGAACAGATTATACATGGCCATGTACTTGGTTTGCTCCAAGAACAACAGGGGAAGGTGCATTTACGACAGCTTATGATGTTATGAACAATTGGGGTGCTAATCATGGCGCGATTAGTTATGGACACATCGGAGCAGATTTAATTACTCTTTGTTCCATGTTAAGAATTCCAGTAGCAATGCATAATGTCCCAGAGGAGAAGATTTTCCGCCCAGCTGCATGGAATGCTTTTGGAATGGATAAGGAAGGACAGGACTATAGAGCTTGCGCAACTTATGGTCCAATGTATCGCTAA
- a CDS encoding RbsD/FucU family protein, protein MLNKIPKILSPELLKVLCEMGHSDRIVIADGNFPAQSVGKDAIVIRCDGHDVPSLLSAILTVFPLDTYVDKPALLMEKVPGDTVETPIWEEYKKIVGQFDERGEKAIGSIERFAFYEEAKKAYAIIATGEKALYANIILQKGVVVDGE, encoded by the coding sequence ATGTTAAATAAAATACCTAAAATTTTATCTCCAGAATTATTAAAAGTGTTATGTGAAATGGGACACAGTGACAGAATTGTGATAGCGGATGGTAATTTTCCTGCACAATCCGTTGGGAAAGATGCGATTGTAATACGATGCGATGGCCATGATGTCCCAAGTCTCTTAAGTGCTATTTTAACTGTATTTCCTCTAGATACCTACGTTGATAAACCGGCTTTACTAATGGAAAAAGTTCCGGGTGATACGGTGGAGACTCCAATTTGGGAGGAATATAAGAAAATTGTTGGCCAGTTCGACGAACGAGGAGAAAAAGCGATTGGTTCGATTGAAAGGTTTGCATTTTACGAAGAAGCGAAAAAAGCTTATGCCATTATTGCAACTGGGGAAAAAGCCCTATATGCTAACATAATTCTACAAAAAGGTGTTGTAGTCGACGGAGAATAA
- a CDS encoding rhamnulokinase: METGKNVLAIDLGASSGRAILGSFDGKRIKLEELHRFLNEPVQLNQTLYWDVLRLMHDIKIGLQKASQVDFYSVGVDTWGVDFGLLDEDGNLLENPVHYRDKRTEGMFELAFSKYDKERFYELSGNQFMEINTVFQLLSLKNSRQKLLSQAKSLLLMPDLLNYFLTGVKASEYTIASTTQMLDAREKVWSKEIIHSLGLPEDILTEVIEPGTVLSPIRPEILEELMIKPASVVAVAGHDTQCAMVAVPAIEEDFLFISCGTWSLFGTELSEPIISEKSKQYNMTNEGGYGGKISFLKNIIGLWLIQESRRQWEREGLNYTFSELEKEAQKAIPFQAFIDPDAPEFVAPGNIPERICDYCKRTNQSIPKEIGEFVRCINESLAMKYRYVMEQIEDCTQKNYDTIYLVGGGTKSRMLCQLTANACNKKVVAGPTEATVYGNVALQLIALGEISDLTKARECIRNSEDMICYEPQEIDKWSEVYQRFLTLCK, translated from the coding sequence ATGGAAACAGGGAAAAATGTCTTAGCCATTGACCTTGGAGCCTCTAGCGGAAGAGCGATACTCGGAAGTTTTGATGGTAAACGAATTAAGTTAGAGGAACTGCACCGGTTTTTAAATGAGCCGGTGCAGTTAAATCAGACGTTATATTGGGACGTATTACGTTTGATGCATGACATAAAAATTGGACTTCAAAAAGCATCCCAGGTTGACTTTTACAGCGTTGGAGTCGATACTTGGGGTGTTGATTTTGGACTTTTAGATGAAGATGGAAACTTGTTAGAAAATCCGGTACATTATCGCGATAAAAGAACGGAAGGAATGTTTGAACTTGCGTTTTCTAAATACGATAAAGAAAGGTTTTATGAACTGAGTGGAAATCAGTTTATGGAGATTAATACTGTATTTCAATTGCTTTCTCTTAAAAATTCAAGACAAAAGTTATTGTCACAAGCGAAATCACTTCTATTAATGCCTGATTTACTGAATTATTTCTTAACCGGTGTGAAAGCAAGCGAATATACAATTGCCTCTACCACCCAGATGCTTGATGCTAGGGAGAAGGTTTGGTCAAAGGAAATAATTCATTCGCTAGGATTACCAGAAGACATTTTAACAGAAGTTATAGAACCAGGAACAGTTCTTTCTCCGATTCGGCCAGAAATTCTAGAAGAATTAATGATCAAGCCTGCCAGTGTGGTAGCAGTTGCCGGTCACGATACACAGTGCGCTATGGTGGCCGTTCCTGCTATCGAGGAAGATTTCTTATTCATCAGCTGTGGTACTTGGTCTTTATTCGGGACAGAACTTTCAGAACCGATAATTTCTGAAAAGTCTAAACAGTATAACATGACTAATGAAGGCGGTTATGGTGGGAAGATTTCTTTCTTAAAAAATATTATTGGACTTTGGTTGATTCAAGAAAGCAGAAGACAGTGGGAAAGAGAAGGATTAAATTATACTTTTTCTGAGCTTGAGAAAGAAGCACAGAAAGCGATTCCATTTCAAGCTTTTATTGATCCAGATGCACCTGAATTTGTTGCTCCTGGCAATATACCTGAGAGAATCTGTGATTACTGTAAGAGAACAAATCAAAGCATCCCAAAAGAAATTGGTGAATTTGTTCGTTGTATCAACGAAAGTTTGGCAATGAAATATCGTTATGTGATGGAGCAAATTGAGGATTGCACACAGAAAAACTATGACACGATTTATCTGGTTGGTGGTGGTACAAAGAGCCGTATGCTTTGTCAGTTGACTGCAAATGCGTGTAACAAGAAGGTAGTTGCAGGACCAACGGAAGCAACTGTTTATGGAAATGTTGCGCTTCAATTGATTGCGTTAGGTGAAATAAGTGACTTAACAAAAGCCAGAGAATGTATTCGAAACTCCGAAGATATGATATGTTATGAGCCACAAGAGATAGATAAGTGGTCGGAGGTATATCAGAGATTTTTAACTCTCTGTAAGTAA
- a CDS encoding SAM-dependent methyltransferase, producing the protein MNETIARVQQMLSLEQFPRSSAYDIEWVSENEMGPNAMWLAEFLSEKMQFSKGMKVLDLGCGKGLSSVFLAKEFGVNVYATDLWIHTTDNFLRIKEMEVEDLVTPIHADAMKLPFARGFFDAIVSLDAYHYFGTNEMYLEEILSYLKPNGQIGIVVPSVLKEFHDEIPESIKPYWEPYLYTHHTPEWWRKLWEHSDQLKVEVADTMPNGYENWLLWDKTLKDAGMLRRSGDVEMLLADDGIFSFCRVVGTKF; encoded by the coding sequence ATGAATGAAACGATAGCAAGAGTGCAACAAATGCTAAGTTTAGAACAATTTCCACGATCGTCTGCCTATGATATTGAATGGGTCAGCGAAAATGAAATGGGTCCTAACGCTATGTGGTTAGCTGAGTTTTTATCTGAGAAAATGCAGTTTAGTAAAGGAATGAAAGTACTTGACTTGGGCTGTGGAAAAGGGTTAAGTTCGGTGTTCTTAGCAAAAGAATTCGGGGTTAATGTGTATGCTACAGATTTATGGATTCATACCACAGATAATTTCCTTCGTATAAAAGAAATGGAAGTAGAAGATCTTGTAACTCCAATCCATGCGGATGCAATGAAACTTCCTTTTGCTAGAGGATTCTTTGATGCTATTGTGAGTTTAGATGCTTACCATTATTTTGGGACGAATGAAATGTATCTGGAAGAAATCTTATCTTATCTAAAACCGAATGGGCAAATAGGTATTGTTGTTCCGTCTGTATTGAAAGAATTCCATGATGAAATCCCGGAGTCAATAAAGCCATATTGGGAACCTTATCTGTATACGCACCATACACCAGAATGGTGGCGCAAATTATGGGAACATTCTGACCAATTAAAGGTTGAGGTAGCAGATACGATGCCGAATGGATATGAAAATTGGCTATTATGGGATAAAACATTAAAAGATGCTGGGATGTTGAGGAGAAGTGGGGATGTTGAGATGCTTCTTGCAGATGATGGGATTTTCTCTTTTTGTAGAGTAGTCGGGACTAAGTTTTAA
- a CDS encoding helix-turn-helix transcriptional regulator, protein MQDIRYHECRQRGTVDFPIEYHYVDHTHPQYEMPFHWHIEYEIIRILDGEFRLFLEGTEYLLKKDDVAFIKDGKLHGGSPKDCTYECIVFDFNILRQRSFLTDTFLRKIAHQKISIYPVHNKTCITSPLITMFDAIRSEEEGYELSILGSLLLFFAALQKNEYYSKEEEYDLKSQKAIEQLKASLELIVTDYAKPLTLQELSRECGLSPKYFCRFFQEYTNRTPIDYLNYYRIEQACYQISQSEDTLTDIAFRCGFNDFSYFIKTFKKYKGITPKKYQMMWKE, encoded by the coding sequence ATGCAGGACATCAGATATCATGAGTGCAGGCAACGAGGCACCGTAGATTTTCCAATAGAATATCACTATGTGGACCATACACATCCGCAGTATGAGATGCCTTTCCATTGGCATATCGAATATGAAATTATTCGGATTTTGGATGGAGAGTTTAGGCTGTTTCTTGAGGGAACAGAATATCTACTTAAAAAGGACGATGTTGCCTTTATTAAAGATGGTAAACTACACGGAGGTTCACCAAAAGACTGTACCTATGAATGTATTGTATTTGATTTTAATATCTTACGACAGAGAAGTTTTCTAACCGATACATTCCTTAGAAAAATAGCGCACCAAAAGATTAGTATTTATCCAGTACATAATAAGACATGCATTACATCTCCTTTAATTACGATGTTTGATGCAATCCGATCAGAAGAAGAAGGATATGAACTATCTATATTAGGTTCTTTGTTATTATTTTTTGCAGCCTTACAGAAAAACGAATATTACAGTAAGGAAGAGGAATACGATCTAAAATCTCAAAAAGCCATTGAGCAGTTAAAAGCCTCTTTAGAACTCATTGTGACCGATTATGCAAAGCCACTAACCTTACAGGAGCTATCGAGGGAATGTGGACTCTCCCCAAAATACTTCTGTCGATTTTTTCAGGAGTATACCAATCGAACTCCAATCGATTATCTGAATTATTATCGGATTGAACAAGCTTGCTATCAGATTAGTCAATCAGAAGATACGCTAACCGATATTGCATTTCGTTGTGGGTTTAATGACTTTAGTTACTTTATAAAAACATTTAAAAAATACAAAGGAATTACACCGAAAAAATATCAGATGATGTGGAAGGAATAA
- the proC gene encoding pyrroline-5-carboxylate reductase: MKLGFIGCGNMATAMISGMINNHIVEATDIIASDASLQSLKNAEEKLGILTTSDNLTVATSVDVLFLSVKPQFYETVIKEIAQDIKKSTIIVTIAAGQSLKRVESLFERTLKLIRTMPNTPALVSEGITAVCRNDQVTEEEFTLVMNLLRGFGIAEEVPEHLMDAVVAVSGSSPAYVFILIEAMADAAVAEGMPRDKAYRFAAQAVLGSAKMVLETGMHPGALKDMVCSPGGTTIDAVQSLEKTGFRSSIMEAMKVCAEKSRKLS, translated from the coding sequence ATGAAACTCGGATTTATTGGCTGTGGCAATATGGCAACAGCTATGATTAGTGGCATGATAAATAATCATATCGTAGAGGCTACCGATATTATCGCATCAGACGCCTCATTACAATCACTTAAAAATGCGGAAGAAAAATTAGGTATTCTTACTACCTCAGATAACCTAACTGTAGCAACAAGTGTAGATGTACTTTTTCTTTCTGTGAAACCTCAATTTTATGAGACTGTGATCAAAGAAATTGCACAAGATATAAAGAAAAGTACCATTATAGTTACTATCGCAGCTGGACAAAGTTTAAAAAGGGTAGAGTCTTTATTTGAACGTACCTTAAAATTAATCCGTACTATGCCAAACACCCCTGCATTAGTTTCCGAAGGTATTACAGCAGTATGTCGAAATGATCAGGTGACGGAAGAAGAATTTACCCTTGTTATGAACCTTTTACGTGGTTTTGGTATTGCTGAAGAGGTTCCAGAACACCTAATGGACGCTGTAGTTGCAGTAAGCGGTAGTTCACCTGCATATGTCTTTATCTTAATAGAAGCAATGGCAGATGCTGCTGTTGCTGAAGGTATGCCAAGAGATAAAGCTTATCGTTTTGCTGCTCAGGCCGTACTCGGAAGTGCAAAGATGGTTCTTGAAACAGGTATGCATCCAGGCGCTCTAAAAGATATGGTATGTTCTCCTGGAGGAACTACAATTGATGCTGTCCAAAGTTTAGAAAAGACTGGATTCCGAAGCAGTATCATGGAGGCAATGAAAGTCTGCGCTGAGAAGTCTAGGAAATTATCCTAG